The following proteins come from a genomic window of Musa acuminata AAA Group cultivar baxijiao chromosome BXJ1-7, Cavendish_Baxijiao_AAA, whole genome shotgun sequence:
- the LOC103991271 gene encoding S-adenosylmethionine carrier 1, chloroplastic/mitochondrial: MEIRKPFASVTMGEEPFNFLRALCDGVIAGATAGGVVETVLYPIDTIKTRLQAAHGGSKIYWRGLYSGLAGNLAGVLPASAIFVGIYEPTKQKLLRVFPENLSAFAHLTAGAIGGAASSFIRVPTEVVKQRMQTGQFTSAPNAVRLIVAKEGFRGLYAGYSSFLLRDLPFDAIQFCIYEQIRIGYKIAARRELNDPENAIIGAFAGAITGAITTPLDVMKTRLMVQGSANQYKGLLNCAQTILREEGPAAFLKGIGPRVLWIGIGGSIFFGVLERTKLLLSQSHFDQGQKS; the protein is encoded by the exons ATGGAAATAAGGAAGCCATTTGCTTCAGTCACCATGGGCGAGGAACCGTTTAACTTTTTACGTGCATTATGTG ATGGTGTTATAGCCGGAGCAACTGCTGGTGGTGTTGTTGAAACAGTTCTATATCCAATAGATACAATAAAAACCCGGCTTCAG GCTGCTCATGGTGGGAGCAAAATTTATTGGAGAGGCCTGTATTCTGGATTGGCTGGCAACCTTGCTGGGGTCTTGCC GGCCTCTGCTATATTTGTGGGTATATATGAACCTACCAAACAAAAATTATTGAGGGTGTTTCCAGAGAATCTCAGCGCTTTTGCTCATTTG ACTGCAGGTGCTATTGGAGGAGCTGCTTCTTCTTTTATTCGTGTCCCAACAGAG GTCGTTAAACAAAGGATGCAGACTGGGCAATTTACCTCTGCACCAAATGCTGTTCGTCTTATTGTTGCTAAAGAAGGGTTCAGAGGTCTTTATGCT GGATATAGTTCTTTTCTGTTACGGGATCTACCGTTTGATGCAATACAATTTTGTATATATGAGCAGATTCGAATTGGATATAAGATTGCG GCAAGGAGGGAGTTAAATGATCCAGAGAATGCTATAATTGGTGCTTTTGCTG GTGCAATAACTGGAGCGATAACTACACCACTTGATGTCATGAAGACGAGATTAATGGTTCAG GGCTCAGCAAACCAGTACAAGGGGCTACTTAATTGTGCTCAGACGATTTTGAGAGAAGAAGGTCCAGCTGCTTTCTTAAAG GGTATCGGACCAAGAGTGCTATGGATTGGTATTGGCGGTTCGATCTTCTTCGGCGTTCTAGAACGGACAAAACTATTGCTTTCCCAGAGCCATTTTGATCAGGGTCAGAAATCTTAG